The Leptospira johnsonii genome window below encodes:
- a CDS encoding serine/threonine protein kinase produces MEIPGKEFYNRLDIDSVLSSVEDAGFSVSGHCLALNSLENRVYDVGLEEGGRLVVKFYRPGRWTLDQILEEHSFLKELEEVEIPVVAPLPLENGVTVRETKGIYYTIWPLQKGRLVEELDKNNLVQAGRLLARIHNIGASKQAKHRIEYNLKNFGEEPLRFLKEKEFLPTHLWKRYQEAANRIFSSFSEASKGMPFHRIHGDCHKGNLIQTADGLCFIDFDDFVTGPAVQDFWMLLPFGDSSSEYEREIFLEGYREFREFRSSWFDLVEPLRGLRYIHYSAWIAKRWEDPSFPNAFPHFGTEEYWERETQDLERLGSDLPVSSEPDGRNSFAKTDESELTNKDFFWDMED; encoded by the coding sequence ATGGAAATCCCAGGCAAAGAATTCTATAATCGGCTCGATATAGACTCAGTTTTATCCTCTGTCGAAGACGCTGGATTTTCCGTCTCCGGACATTGTCTCGCCTTAAACAGTTTGGAGAATCGAGTTTATGACGTTGGCCTAGAAGAAGGTGGAAGGCTCGTCGTAAAATTCTACCGTCCAGGGCGCTGGACCCTGGATCAAATATTAGAAGAGCATTCTTTTCTAAAAGAGTTGGAAGAGGTAGAGATACCAGTAGTCGCTCCTTTACCTTTGGAAAACGGTGTTACTGTCAGAGAAACAAAAGGAATTTATTATACGATCTGGCCTCTCCAAAAAGGAAGATTGGTAGAAGAGTTGGACAAGAACAATTTAGTCCAAGCAGGAAGACTTCTCGCCAGGATCCACAATATAGGAGCCTCTAAACAGGCGAAACATAGGATCGAATACAATCTGAAAAATTTCGGCGAGGAACCTTTGCGATTTTTGAAGGAGAAGGAGTTCCTACCCACCCATCTCTGGAAAAGATACCAAGAAGCGGCCAATCGAATTTTTAGCTCCTTCTCCGAGGCTTCCAAAGGTATGCCATTCCACCGCATCCATGGAGATTGCCATAAAGGAAATTTAATACAGACAGCAGACGGACTCTGCTTTATCGACTTTGACGATTTTGTGACCGGACCAGCAGTCCAAGATTTCTGGATGCTCCTTCCTTTCGGTGACTCCTCTTCTGAATACGAAAGAGAGATCTTTTTAGAAGGTTATCGCGAGTTTCGGGAATTTCGCTCCTCTTGGTTCGATCTGGTGGAACCATTGCGTGGCTTGCGTTATATCCATTATTCCGCATGGATCGCGAAACGTTGGGAAGATCCTTCCTTCCCGAATGCGTTTCCTCATTTCGGAACCGAAGAATATTGGGAAAGAGAAACCCAGGACCTGGAAAGACTGGGTTCGGATCTTCCTGTATCTTCAGAGCCGGATGGTAGGAACTCCTTTGCAAAGACGGACGAGTCTGAGCTTACGAATAAGGATTTTTTCTGGGATATGGAGGATTAG
- a CDS encoding heme oxygenase (biliverdin-producing) yields the protein MSLAQSLRDGTSESHTIAENNAFIRCFMKGVLEPKSYAKHLESFYFVYAAMEEELENKKDHPIVGKIRFPELYRKAQIEKDLAHFFQPGHSPKTTPATEAYVKHIREIANTSPELLVAHSYVRYLGDLSGGQILKRVAAKALGIEGTSGLDFYEFPEISSPKDFKDKYRNALDSLSLSDSEKQKIVQEANQVFKLNGKIFDELEETLVSSIGKAKFEEVLASPARH from the coding sequence ATGAGCCTTGCCCAGTCATTAAGAGACGGAACTTCCGAATCTCATACCATCGCGGAAAACAACGCATTCATTCGCTGCTTTATGAAAGGTGTATTGGAGCCCAAAAGTTACGCCAAACATTTGGAATCTTTCTATTTCGTGTATGCTGCAATGGAAGAAGAGTTGGAAAATAAAAAAGACCATCCAATCGTCGGAAAGATCAGATTCCCGGAATTATATAGAAAAGCGCAGATCGAAAAGGACCTGGCACATTTTTTCCAACCTGGACATTCTCCTAAAACCACACCAGCAACCGAAGCTTACGTAAAACATATTAGAGAAATCGCAAATACTTCTCCGGAACTATTGGTAGCTCACAGTTATGTTCGATACTTGGGAGATCTTTCCGGCGGACAGATCTTAAAAAGAGTAGCCGCTAAAGCTTTAGGGATAGAAGGAACATCGGGTCTGGATTTTTACGAATTCCCTGAAATTTCTAGTCCGAAAGATTTTAAGGATAAATATAGAAACGCCTTAGATTCTCTTTCTTTGTCCGACTCTGAAAAACAGAAGATCGTACAAGAGGCAAACCAAGTTTTCAAATTGAACGGTAAAATTTTTGACGAGTTGGAAGAAACTCTGGTCTCCTCTATTGGCAAAGCCAAATTCGAAGAAGTTTTAGCAAGTCCTGCGAGGCACTGA
- the glnA gene encoding type I glutamate--ammonia ligase, with product MAKNAAEVIAFAKANKILFYDFRFTDIKGAWHHVSYHVDSVDETTLKGLPFDGSSIPAWQPIHKSDMQLIPDPTSIFLDPFTADPTLVVFCDVWDIYKNQAYEKCPRSIAKNAVKYLKDTGIGDTVYFGPENEFFLFDGLKVRDAINIQYYELESSEGIWNSHTDMPGSINTGHRPGTKGGYFPVAPVDSQVDLRADIVKTLHKIGMETFVVHHEVAQAQGEIGVKFGTLIEAADNVQKLKYVVKNVAHKWGKTATFMPKPLYGDNGNGMHCHQSIWKDGKNLFAGNGYQGLSELALNYTGGVLKHGKTVAAFTNASTNSYKRLLPGFEAPAILAYSAQNRSACARIPFVSGEKAKRVEFRFPDSSANPYLAFAALLMAGLDGIQNKIDPGPPREEDLFELSLDEIREKGIQQMPHTLREAVEHMLAGKEIFKKGNVFTEDFIQTYKAYKFETEIWPWEGRPHPFEFLTTYSC from the coding sequence ATGGCGAAAAATGCCGCAGAAGTGATCGCTTTCGCAAAAGCGAACAAGATTCTTTTCTACGATTTCCGATTTACGGATATTAAAGGAGCTTGGCACCACGTTTCTTACCACGTAGATTCCGTAGACGAAACTACTCTTAAAGGACTTCCTTTCGACGGTTCTTCCATCCCTGCTTGGCAGCCGATCCACAAATCGGACATGCAGCTGATCCCTGACCCGACTTCTATCTTTTTAGATCCGTTCACTGCAGACCCTACTTTGGTAGTTTTCTGCGATGTTTGGGACATCTATAAGAACCAAGCTTACGAAAAATGTCCTCGTTCCATCGCTAAAAATGCGGTGAAATACCTGAAAGATACCGGTATCGGCGACACTGTTTACTTTGGACCAGAAAACGAATTCTTCCTTTTCGACGGTTTAAAAGTAAGAGACGCGATCAATATCCAATACTACGAATTAGAATCTTCCGAAGGTATTTGGAATTCTCATACTGATATGCCTGGTTCCATCAACACAGGACACCGTCCTGGAACCAAAGGTGGTTACTTCCCAGTAGCTCCTGTGGATTCTCAAGTGGATCTTCGTGCGGATATCGTTAAAACTCTTCATAAGATCGGAATGGAAACTTTCGTGGTTCACCACGAGGTTGCTCAGGCACAAGGGGAGATCGGAGTAAAATTCGGAACCCTGATCGAAGCGGCAGATAACGTCCAAAAATTGAAATACGTTGTTAAAAACGTAGCTCATAAATGGGGAAAGACCGCTACCTTCATGCCTAAACCTCTTTACGGAGATAACGGTAACGGTATGCATTGCCACCAATCCATCTGGAAAGACGGCAAAAACTTGTTTGCTGGAAACGGTTACCAAGGATTGAGCGAGCTTGCTCTGAATTACACCGGCGGTGTATTGAAGCACGGGAAAACCGTAGCTGCTTTCACTAACGCATCCACTAACTCTTACAAAAGACTTCTTCCAGGATTCGAAGCTCCTGCGATCTTAGCTTACTCCGCTCAGAACCGTTCCGCTTGTGCGAGAATTCCGTTCGTAAGTGGTGAGAAAGCGAAACGTGTTGAGTTCCGCTTCCCAGATTCTTCTGCGAACCCTTATCTTGCATTTGCTGCATTGCTTATGGCAGGACTTGATGGTATCCAGAACAAGATCGATCCGGGACCTCCTCGGGAAGAAGACTTGTTCGAACTTTCTCTGGATGAGATCCGCGAGAAGGGAATCCAACAAATGCCTCACACTCTTAGAGAAGCAGTTGAGCATATGTTGGCTGGTAAAGAAATTTTCAAAAAGGGAAATGTATTTACCGAAGACTTCATCCAAACCTACAAGGCTTACAAATTCGAAACCGAAATTTGGCCTTGGGAAGGACGCCCGCATCCGTTCGAGTTCCTCACTACTTATTCTTGCTAA
- the thiH gene encoding 2-iminoacetate synthase ThiH has protein sequence MYTELFDKITFSEAKERVLSKSKIDIESALHTSHSGKALNFEEYLSLIHPIADTYLEEMAELSVDWTKKRFGNTISLYMPMYLSNECRSSCVYCGFSFENKIPRKTLTESEIHAESKVLYSKGIRHVLILTGEDYSITNLEYLRSAVTILKSYFDSISIEIYPLDREKYEVLISEGVEGLVVYQETYDPETYSKYHLRGMKKNMRYRLDAPDRGGLAGFRHIGVGSLLGLSDPYGEMFRLGEHAHYLSKKYWRTTIQISLPRMRPAEGEFDKTIFVPDREYVRFLFALRLFLPDSGLVQSTRETVRMRNHLAGMPITHMSVESRTDPGGYSGGEELKQFEIEDTRKIEEFTEMLRKKGLDPVFKDFDRAFFQVPDRVS, from the coding sequence ATGTACACGGAGTTATTTGATAAAATCACCTTCTCTGAAGCGAAGGAAAGAGTATTATCTAAATCTAAAATAGATATAGAATCGGCGCTTCATACCTCTCATTCGGGAAAAGCTCTAAATTTCGAAGAGTATCTTTCCTTAATACATCCGATCGCTGATACTTATTTAGAAGAAATGGCGGAACTCTCCGTCGATTGGACCAAAAAAAGGTTCGGGAATACGATTTCTCTCTATATGCCTATGTATCTTTCCAATGAATGCAGATCTTCCTGTGTTTATTGTGGATTTAGTTTTGAGAATAAGATTCCCAGAAAAACTTTGACCGAGTCTGAGATCCATGCCGAGTCGAAGGTTCTTTATTCCAAAGGGATCAGGCACGTTCTCATCCTGACTGGAGAAGATTATTCTATCACAAATTTAGAATATTTGAGATCTGCAGTTACGATCTTGAAATCATATTTCGATTCTATCTCGATAGAAATTTATCCTTTGGACCGGGAAAAATATGAGGTATTGATCTCAGAAGGAGTAGAAGGTCTGGTAGTCTACCAAGAGACTTATGATCCGGAAACCTATTCCAAGTATCACCTTCGTGGTATGAAAAAGAATATGAGATACAGGTTGGATGCACCTGATAGAGGGGGCCTTGCTGGATTTCGACATATCGGAGTAGGCTCACTCCTTGGACTTTCGGATCCGTACGGAGAAATGTTCCGTCTAGGGGAACATGCACATTATCTTTCCAAAAAATATTGGAGAACTACGATCCAAATTTCCCTGCCCCGTATGAGGCCCGCAGAAGGCGAGTTCGATAAGACGATCTTTGTTCCGGATAGAGAGTATGTTCGATTCTTATTTGCTCTCCGTCTTTTTTTACCTGACAGCGGACTAGTACAATCCACAAGAGAAACCGTTCGGATGAGAAACCATCTAGCGGGGATGCCTATCACTCATATGTCTGTGGAATCCAGAACGGATCCCGGAGGATATTCGGGCGGGGAAGAATTAAAACAATTCGAGATAGAAGATACTAGAAAGATCGAAGAATTTACGGAGATGTTAAGGAAGAAGGGACTGGACCCAGTCTTTAAGGATTTCGATCGGGCATTTTTTCAAGTACCCGATCGAGTAAGTTAA
- a CDS encoding motility associated factor glycosyltransferase family protein, whose translation MSHDLPEKTREIFGKKPYLSLYFQNPPTEMLEFRLEAAKNQNEFFLSKKGRALASTVAPLTQAKRQLDSVSIQSTDLVAVLGLGNPHLIREVESKLEPGQILLLIDKDRDLLFPLWEEWLEPVMEVPGRHLFLGENSLSLLWNYLESLPVERVSGIRIVRNAASVSLEEMFYAETDIRLRKILSSKMSDLLTKFEFERIWVRNSLVNTANFLSPPSPKTKIEFLKEKFNGTPSLLVSAGPNLRRQCEWIKSIRDKVFVMSCDTSLKVLLKYGIIPDGVMTLDAQTHSVFHFLGEKTSEIPLFADLVSSPPILRNLKFKSVVHSITAKYLVDASGELKREATAGSSSAESLLGPIGDVQSGGSVATTAFDLLRSLGCKPCFLVGQDLAYSGREIHSTGTHHNEKWLTLLSRKTSLEKINEAVVRKRDTRYVPSVTGGEVLTDYVLDLYRHWFEESSKSLDFPVYNVNTQGAKIENAQNIGPEEASLILNGFQDHQYFWKEFPAWKPELIQETLVGSPTDFKKELLETIDKIKEEFSQPEKKEAAYADLLSIFRNILGKWEDLRYLIRKTEVYILRHKDKLDEARKRELFLGAILKEFTMLRRKLLAGENSG comes from the coding sequence ATGTCTCACGATCTCCCGGAAAAAACAAGAGAAATATTCGGGAAAAAACCCTATCTCAGCCTGTATTTCCAAAATCCTCCTACGGAGATGTTGGAGTTCCGACTGGAAGCGGCCAAAAACCAAAATGAGTTCTTTCTCTCCAAAAAAGGAAGGGCATTAGCAAGCACAGTCGCTCCTCTCACACAAGCAAAACGCCAATTAGATTCAGTTTCCATACAATCTACAGATCTGGTCGCAGTTTTGGGGCTCGGAAATCCACATTTGATCCGAGAAGTAGAGTCCAAATTAGAACCCGGGCAAATCTTATTACTCATAGATAAGGACAGAGATCTGCTCTTTCCTCTTTGGGAAGAATGGCTGGAACCTGTGATGGAAGTCCCAGGAAGACATTTGTTCTTGGGAGAAAATTCACTTTCTCTTCTTTGGAATTATCTAGAATCACTTCCTGTAGAAAGAGTTTCAGGCATCAGGATCGTCCGAAATGCAGCGAGCGTTTCCTTAGAAGAAATGTTCTATGCGGAAACGGATATAAGACTTCGAAAAATTCTTTCCTCAAAGATGAGCGATCTACTTACCAAATTCGAATTCGAAAGAATTTGGGTAAGAAACTCTCTTGTAAACACTGCAAATTTTTTATCTCCGCCAAGTCCTAAAACCAAAATCGAATTCTTAAAGGAAAAATTTAACGGAACACCTTCCCTACTCGTGTCCGCAGGACCGAATCTACGCAGACAATGTGAATGGATCAAGAGTATCAGAGATAAGGTTTTTGTAATGTCCTGCGATACTTCTCTCAAAGTGCTTCTCAAATATGGAATCATACCTGACGGAGTAATGACGTTAGACGCACAAACACATTCAGTATTCCATTTTTTGGGAGAAAAAACCTCCGAAATCCCGTTATTCGCGGACCTGGTCAGCTCTCCTCCTATATTAAGAAATTTGAAATTTAAGTCTGTGGTCCACAGTATTACCGCCAAATATTTGGTAGATGCTTCCGGAGAATTAAAAAGAGAAGCAACAGCCGGAAGTTCCAGTGCAGAGTCCTTACTCGGTCCTATCGGAGATGTACAATCCGGGGGAAGCGTTGCCACGACCGCATTCGATCTACTCAGAAGTCTCGGATGCAAACCCTGCTTTTTAGTTGGCCAGGATCTGGCCTATTCAGGTAGAGAGATCCATTCCACAGGCACACATCATAATGAGAAATGGCTTACCTTGCTTTCGAGAAAAACCAGTTTGGAAAAGATCAATGAGGCAGTGGTCCGGAAAAGAGACACAAGATACGTTCCGTCCGTTACAGGCGGAGAAGTATTAACGGATTATGTTTTGGACTTATACAGACATTGGTTTGAAGAATCTTCCAAGTCCTTGGATTTTCCAGTCTATAATGTAAATACCCAAGGCGCCAAAATAGAGAACGCGCAGAACATAGGACCGGAAGAAGCAAGCCTGATCCTAAACGGATTCCAAGACCACCAATACTTCTGGAAAGAATTTCCAGCCTGGAAACCTGAATTGATCCAGGAAACCCTGGTTGGATCTCCCACAGATTTCAAAAAAGAGTTATTAGAAACAATAGATAAGATCAAAGAAGAATTCTCCCAACCCGAAAAGAAAGAAGCTGCTTATGCGGATCTACTTTCTATTTTTCGAAACATATTAGGCAAATGGGAAGATCTAAGATACTTGATCCGAAAAACGGAAGTATACATTCTTCGCCACAAGGATAAATTAGACGAGGCACGCAAAAGAGAATTATTCTTAGGTGCCATCTTAAAAGAATTCACTATGCTTCGAAGAAAGTTACTAGCAGGAGAAAATTCTGGTTAG
- a CDS encoding Cys-rich protein translates to MKKTILATLILLATVFAGFSSVSAQSQACNQICDFYTNCVEGQKKLSAADRQKVGAGCLNTCRKNYSAVTSCYETHSGQCTAFNSCLMESYKGKK, encoded by the coding sequence ATGAAAAAAACAATCCTCGCAACCCTAATCTTGCTAGCTACGGTTTTCGCCGGATTCTCCTCCGTTTCCGCTCAAAGCCAAGCATGCAATCAGATCTGTGATTTTTATACAAACTGTGTAGAAGGCCAAAAAAAGCTTAGCGCTGCAGATAGACAAAAAGTGGGAGCCGGATGTTTAAATACATGCCGCAAAAATTACTCAGCAGTTACTTCTTGTTATGAAACTCATTCAGGTCAATGTACAGCTTTTAATAGCTGCTTGATGGAAAGTTATAAAGGAAAAAAATAA
- a CDS encoding thiazole synthase, with amino-acid sequence MAESDDLIIAGRRFKSRLFLGTGKFSSGAALEQAIHSSGTEVVTVALRRVDLSSPEDDILTKIDRERILLLPNTSGARDAEEAVRLARLSRELGGGNWVKLEVTPDPVYLLPDPIETLKAAQILVKEGFHVLPYINADPILCKHLEEAGCATVMPLGSPIGTNQGIRTLANLEIIIEQSNIPVVVDAGLGLPSHAAQAMELGADAVLVNTAIAIAKDPAKTAYAFKLATEAGRISRLYSNSGISTSKQASASSPLTGFLEEESRNVHGVI; translated from the coding sequence GTGGCAGAATCCGACGATCTAATCATCGCAGGCAGAAGGTTCAAATCCAGGCTGTTTTTGGGCACTGGCAAGTTCTCTTCCGGTGCTGCTTTGGAACAAGCGATCCATTCTTCGGGAACGGAAGTGGTGACTGTAGCTCTACGCAGAGTAGATCTGTCTTCGCCTGAGGACGATATTTTAACTAAGATCGACCGGGAAAGAATATTACTTTTACCTAATACGAGCGGCGCAAGAGATGCGGAAGAAGCTGTTCGACTTGCAAGACTGTCCAGAGAATTAGGTGGAGGCAATTGGGTGAAACTGGAAGTGACTCCCGATCCAGTTTACCTTCTTCCGGACCCTATCGAAACTTTGAAGGCCGCACAGATCCTGGTAAAAGAAGGATTTCATGTTCTACCGTATATCAACGCAGATCCAATCCTTTGTAAACATTTAGAAGAAGCAGGTTGTGCTACGGTTATGCCTTTGGGATCTCCTATCGGGACCAACCAAGGGATCCGCACTTTGGCAAATCTAGAAATTATCATAGAACAATCCAATATTCCTGTGGTTGTGGATGCAGGACTCGGATTACCTTCTCATGCTGCGCAAGCTATGGAGTTGGGAGCAGATGCGGTCCTTGTAAATACTGCAATAGCGATCGCAAAAGATCCAGCAAAAACGGCCTACGCATTCAAACTTGCAACGGAAGCAGGAAGGATTTCCAGGTTGTATTCCAATTCCGGAATTTCCACATCCAAACAAGCATCCGCTTCCAGTCCTCTCACAGGATTTTTAGAAGAAGAATCTAGAAATGTACACGGAGTTATTTGA
- a CDS encoding chromosome segregation SMC family protein: MYLKSLNIVGFKTFADETEVLLDPGFTAVVGPNGSGKSNIVDALKWVFGEKSAKGLRGDKMDDVIFHGSEARKPAGFAEVSVVFDNSSKLIKMDYPTIKLTRRLYADGNNEYLINDSRVQRKEIEKILLDTGIGKSSYSIMEQGKVDRILHSKPEERRLIFEEAAGISRFKMERQEALKKLSDTNQNLLRIQDIMNTMKKEMEVKEKQAEKAEEYFRLKQELDETDKIIRYIKFSTLTRKFETSENELKEIKEKNRVLLEMISAETGRIDELDHHKSDLEKKVAEIDKKLLDHLTQTQIQKDKVESNKGIILDYSDRISDIRESLTKEESAQSLLQIEKEKLEKEAIDIEGESKSLELGIEELRKNKSEIESKIEAENTSIQEKEAKIQSNDKRHVELRERLKEVIFDLISQLESRKKEAQSTEEERNRLKELLLGEADRIHSVETELKTTLDSYTGEETKNKISYLAGKLETEKFRSKLGEYFSLEDSIRTLLFDRDGFLSQKEGLDQEIEDLILENENLTRSIKESGLTIESLREEAENIREKIVYLEKRILELNSEKNSKLESAKSLSERIEETQKRIVAAQESIKTLGAKKTEFEKEVIELEQQIENRYNEFLEMSRALDSEKEALRNIVKEIQGLKNEIHKNQEDYKNLFPILTEKEKAVSVYKVQLESFSEELYNDYSISEQELSDEFKDKKPEKGESETKLKRLKSDIQMLGSINPLSIEEYRNVKEIYEHHRTQKEDIERSKNDIAEILKNINEESEKLFRETFERIRENFQETFSTLFNGGKAMLELVDGEDSLNAGIEIMAEPPGKHVQNLRLLSGGEKSLTAIALLFAIYMVKPSPFCFLDEIDAALDEANKLRFCQILDKFKDKSQFVVITHAQSTIHRANSIFGVTNEEPGISKIISLRLDEARDFAGRAIEAV; the protein is encoded by the coding sequence ATGTATCTCAAAAGCCTGAATATTGTTGGATTCAAGACCTTTGCGGACGAGACAGAAGTTCTTCTCGATCCGGGATTTACCGCAGTTGTAGGACCTAACGGTTCCGGAAAATCGAATATAGTCGACGCTTTAAAATGGGTCTTCGGCGAAAAATCCGCCAAGGGTCTTCGCGGTGATAAGATGGATGATGTCATCTTTCACGGTTCCGAAGCTCGTAAGCCTGCTGGATTTGCCGAAGTTAGCGTAGTCTTCGATAATTCTTCCAAACTCATTAAGATGGATTATCCAACCATCAAATTAACCCGCAGATTGTACGCGGATGGAAATAACGAATATCTAATAAACGATTCTAGGGTACAGCGTAAGGAGATCGAAAAGATCCTACTCGATACCGGGATCGGAAAGTCCAGTTATTCCATTATGGAACAGGGAAAAGTGGATCGTATCCTTCATTCCAAACCGGAAGAGAGAAGGTTGATCTTCGAAGAGGCCGCAGGTATTTCCAGATTCAAGATGGAAAGACAAGAGGCCCTCAAAAAACTTTCAGACACGAATCAGAACCTTCTTCGTATCCAAGACATTATGAATACGATGAAAAAGGAGATGGAAGTTAAGGAAAAACAAGCGGAGAAGGCAGAAGAATATTTCCGACTCAAGCAGGAACTGGACGAGACGGACAAGATCATCCGTTATATTAAGTTTTCTACTCTGACCAGAAAATTCGAAACTTCCGAGAACGAATTAAAAGAGATCAAAGAAAAGAACAGAGTTCTTTTAGAAATGATTTCCGCAGAAACCGGAAGGATCGATGAGCTGGATCATCATAAGTCCGATCTGGAGAAAAAGGTCGCAGAGATTGACAAAAAACTTTTGGACCATCTCACCCAAACCCAGATCCAAAAAGACAAGGTAGAGAGTAATAAAGGTATTATCCTAGATTATTCGGATCGTATTTCGGATATTCGAGAATCCCTAACGAAGGAAGAATCCGCTCAGAGTCTTCTTCAGATCGAAAAAGAAAAATTAGAAAAAGAAGCGATCGATATAGAGGGAGAAAGTAAATCTCTGGAACTAGGCATCGAGGAACTTCGTAAGAACAAATCCGAAATAGAATCCAAGATAGAAGCGGAGAATACTTCCATCCAAGAGAAGGAAGCTAAGATCCAATCCAACGACAAGCGACATGTGGAATTGAGAGAAAGACTAAAAGAAGTCATTTTTGATCTGATCTCCCAATTGGAATCCCGCAAAAAAGAAGCTCAGTCTACAGAAGAGGAAAGAAACCGTCTGAAGGAACTCCTACTCGGAGAAGCAGACAGGATCCATTCCGTCGAAACGGAACTGAAGACTACTTTGGACTCTTATACCGGAGAAGAAACTAAAAACAAGATCTCCTACTTAGCCGGAAAATTAGAAACAGAAAAGTTCAGATCCAAGCTAGGAGAATATTTCTCCTTAGAAGACAGTATCCGCACTTTATTATTCGATAGAGACGGATTCTTATCTCAAAAAGAAGGTTTAGACCAAGAGATAGAAGATCTGATCTTAGAGAACGAAAATCTAACCCGTTCCATCAAAGAATCCGGACTAACCATAGAATCCTTAAGAGAAGAAGCGGAGAATATCAGAGAAAAAATCGTTTATTTAGAAAAACGAATCTTAGAATTAAATTCCGAAAAGAATTCCAAATTAGAATCCGCAAAATCTCTTTCCGAAAGGATAGAAGAGACCCAAAAAAGGATCGTAGCGGCTCAGGAATCCATCAAAACTTTAGGCGCTAAAAAAACGGAATTCGAAAAAGAAGTGATCGAACTGGAGCAACAGATCGAGAACAGATACAACGAATTTTTGGAAATGAGCCGTGCTCTTGATTCTGAAAAAGAAGCTCTTAGAAATATCGTAAAAGAGATCCAAGGTTTAAAAAACGAGATCCATAAAAACCAAGAAGATTATAAGAACTTATTCCCTATCTTGACTGAGAAGGAAAAGGCAGTCTCTGTTTATAAGGTCCAACTGGAATCTTTCTCCGAAGAATTGTACAACGATTATTCCATCTCCGAGCAAGAACTTTCAGACGAGTTCAAAGACAAGAAGCCTGAAAAGGGAGAAAGTGAGACCAAGCTCAAACGTTTAAAATCTGATATCCAAATGTTGGGTTCCATTAACCCGCTTTCTATCGAAGAATATAGAAACGTAAAAGAGATCTACGAGCACCATCGCACTCAAAAAGAAGATATCGAAAGATCTAAAAACGATATCGCTGAGATCCTGAAAAACATCAACGAAGAGTCTGAAAAACTTTTCAGAGAAACTTTCGAAAGGATCAGGGAAAATTTCCAGGAGACATTCTCCACTCTGTTCAACGGAGGAAAAGCGATGCTCGAACTCGTGGACGGGGAAGACAGCTTAAACGCCGGTATCGAGATCATGGCGGAACCTCCTGGCAAACATGTCCAAAACCTAAGGCTTTTATCAGGGGGTGAAAAATCCCTAACTGCGATCGCTCTATTATTCGCGATCTATATGGTAAAACCTTCTCCATTCTGTTTCTTGGATGAGATAGACGCAGCACTCGACGAGGCGAATAAACTTCGTTTCTGTCAGATCTTGGATAAGTTCAAGGACAAGTCCCAGTTTGTGGTGATCACTCACGCTCAGTCCACGATCCATAGGGCAAATTCCATTTTTGGGGTCACAAACGAAGAGCCTGGAATTTCTAAAATTATCAGCCTGAGACTTGATGAAGCCAGAGATTTTGCTGGAAGAGCGATCGAAGCAGTATAA